CCACATTCAGCATTCACATAGGTAATGGGAAAAGTTCCTTCCAGTATGCTCAGAATCAACATCCAGCATACAAGTTACCAAATAGAAGAAAGGCAATAATGGTAATTACTATTAACACTTGATATTTATGTATGTGAACTCCCTCAGTACAGTCTGACCTCCTTCCAGctccccctcccccaaaaaaaacaaactcaacaAAGACCCCATAGTTCactttaattatttctttagactttttgtttatttccttcagCTTATAAGTTGTTCATTATGGGTATAGGACTTAACACAGAAGAAGCGTGGCTCAATAAGCCTTGTTGCACTGCTACAGTATTACAGTCTGAAGGAGACAAGATTTCACTAAAACTGGTTGTAATACGACAATATAATAGAAAGTACAACAATAACAGTGGGGTAGCACACTCCTAGACTACAGCAAATGAGAGCAAAACCAAATACAGCAACCATAGACATAGAAATCCAAGAAGAAAAACTACTTACCTTCAGAAAGCCTCAGGTATACAGTGATCTCCAACAAAACATCCTTACCACCACTGCCagtccttaaatgaggtctgggaaagggtggatcctggctccaccccttgcAATCACTCAGTGCTTTGCTTGCATCTGAGCTCCCCTgtgttggccctgccttcccaccaggtgctcaatcaccggttcaggctgtgacttagcatttccactacatgTGTCAACATATCTCACTTTTACATGCTCTTTCCCTGCACCCACCACATGTAAACTCAGTAAGAGCACCACACAGGTTAATTTATGACAGCAAGGCCATTTAACTTGAATGGAAGAAAAGCACGTATTGTAGCCAGCTGATACTTAAAAGACAGACTGTTTCATACCGGACTGTGCTAATTAGAACACCTCCTGTAGCCAGCCAgtatttgctcttttatttcccCCAAGCAAAAATAATTGGCTACTTTTTCAAAAAGCCATGATTGGTTAAGTCAGACACATTTGACCAAAGATTATGTTAAACAGCATACAAATGTCTACAGAACAAAACATTCTGTCACTGAGTAGGTATTTCTaacagaaatcatagaatcacagaattgctcaggttggaaaagacctttaagattcTCAAgcccaaccacaacctaactataccaccctaactctaacaaccgtccgctaaatcatgtccctgagcaccacatccaaacagtttttaaatacatccaaagatggtgactcaaccatgtccctgaggagcctgttctagtgcttaacaaccctttctgtacagaagtttttcctgatacccaacctaaatctcccctggcacaacttgaggccatttctcctcatcaTGTCActtgtcaccagtgagaagagaccaaccccactctcactgcAGTCACCTTTGAGGTATTTGAAGAcaagagcagtaaggtctcctctcaccctccttttccccaggctaAACAGCCCTAGTTCCTTCAGTgtctcctcatagggcatactctccaagcccttcacaagccttgttgcccttctttggacctgctccagcacctcaacgTCCTTTCTGTATGGagatgcccaaaactgaacccaGTACTCAaggtggggcctcaccagtgctgagtacaggggcaggatgacttccttAGTCCTGTAGCAATGGATGGTCTCTGGTTTTCATATTCATGCTTCAGCCGATAGTAAACATTTCTTTGTCAGCATGCTTAAAGTAAGACTGAGACAGAAATTAcccaaaaaggcattttttgttgctgttgtttttaatatccAGGTTCAGAATGGATTCAGTGAAAATCCTGAGGAAGATGCCAGCTACCACTGCCAAACCAGAAAGCTGCACATGCACGTATGACGAATAGAAGCTACTGCAAAACACTGAATGCAATTAAATGTTACTTATGTTTGATTGTGGTCTGACTTTACCCTGAGGGAAAGAGGAAGCCTGGGGGCTGTTTTGGGACTAGGGCTTTCACTGAGTTTTTGATTGGGAAATCTGGGAAAGATATTCGGGAATAAGGCGTCGCTTTCAAAGACGTCGCCCATTATGCTTTGTAGCTTTTTCAACTAAACCACCAAACACCAGCTGACCTAAAGAAAACCACGTGCCCCCGCCTCACCACACGGCGCTAGGCTCGTGGGAGGGAGGCGCCGGGAACGCGCACTGAGGGCACGGAGAGCAGAGGCGGCTCCAGGAAGCGAGAACAGCCGACCGTCCGCCGCATGCGCGCGAGCGGCGAGCTGAGGGGCTACGTGTGCTAAACCCGCGTGACCGCGCTGCTCCTCCCCGGCGGAGCCACGTCCGCTGCGGCGCGAGGCGGGGCGGTCCCGGATGGAGGTGGCCGCCATTTAGAACGCCCGCAGCGCAAGGCGCGGGGCTGCCGGCCTGCCGCCGCCATGAGGAGCGCGCCGcgtctgctgctgcttgccctGCTCGTCTTTCCCGCCACCCTGCTGCTCCGGGACAGCGGTGCAGGTGAAGGGGACGAAGGGAAGGGCTGCTGCTGNNNNNNNNNNNNNNNNNNNNNNNNNNNNNNNNNNNNNNNNNNNNNNNNNNNNNNNNNNNNNNNNNNNNNNNNNNNNNNNNNNNNNNNNNNNNNNNNNNNNNNNNNNNNNNNNNNNNNNNNNNNNNNNNNNNNNNNNNNNNNNNNNNNNNNNNNNNNNNNNNNNNNNNNNNNNNNNNNNNNNNNNNNNNNNNNNNNNNNNNNNNNNNNNNNNNNNNNNNNNNNNNNNNNNNNNNNNNNNNNNNNNNNNNNNNNNNNNNNNNNNNNNNNNNNNNNNNNNNNNNNNNNNNNNNNNNNNNNNNNNNNNNNNNNNNNNNNNNNNNNNNNNNNNNNNNNNNNNNNNNNNNNNNNNNNNNNNNNNNNNNNNNNNNNNNNNNNNNNNNNNNNNNNNNNNNNNNNNNNNNNNNNNNNNNNNNNNNNNNNNNNNNNNNNNNNNNNNNNNNNNNNNNNNNNNNNNNNNNNNNNNNNNNNNNNNNNNNNNNNNNNNNNNNNNNNNNNNNNNNNNNNNNNNNNNNNNNNNNNNNNNNNNNNNNNNNNNNNNNNNNNNNNNNNNNNNNNNNNNNNNNNNNNNNNNNNNNNNNNNNNNNNNNNNNNNNNNNNNNNNNNNNNNNNNNNNNNNNNNNNNNNNNNNNNNNNNNNNNNNNNNNNNNNNNNNNNNNNNNNNNNNNNNNNNNNNNNNNNNNNNNNNNNNNNNNNNNNNNNNNNNNNNNNNNNNNNNNNNNNNNNNNNNNNNNNNNNNNNNNNNNNNNNNNNNNNNNNNNNNNNNNNNNNNNNNNNNNNNNNNNNNNNNNNNNNNNNNNNNNNNNNNNNNNNNNNNNNNNNNNNNNNNNNNNNNNNNNNNNNNNNNNNNNNNNNNNNNNNNNNNNNNNNNNNNNNNNNNNNNNNNNNNNNNNNNNNNNNNNNNNNNNNNNNNNNNNNNNNNNNNNNNNNNNNNNNNNNNNNNNNNNNNNNNNNNNNNNNNNNNNNNNNNNNNNNNNNNNNNNNNNNNNNNNNNNNNNNNNNNNNNNNNNNNNNNNNNNNNNNNNNNNNNNNNNNNNNNNNNNNNNNNNNNNNNNNNNNNNNNNNNNNNNNNNNNNNNNNNNNNNNNNNNNNNNNNNNNNNNNNNNNNNNNNNNNNNNNNNNNNNNNNNNNNNNNNNNNNNNNNNNNNNNNNNNNNNNNNNNNNNNNNNNNNNNNNNNNNNNNNNNNNNNNNNNNNNNNNNNNNNNNNNNNNNNNNNNNNNNNNNNNNNNNNNNNNNNNNNNNNNNNNNNNNNNNNNNNNNNNNNNNNNNNNNNNNNNNNNNNNNNNNNNNNNNNNNNNNNNNNNNNNNNNNNNNNNNNNNNNNNNNNNNNNNNNNNNNNNNNNNNNNNNNNNNNNNNNNNNNNNNNNNNNNNNNNNNNNNNNNNttttttttttacagttataAATGCCAAGAGATGCGATGCGGCACAACTCCAACCCTAAACTCGCTCCCAATTCACTTTCAGGCATTTCCCCAGCACTTCCCCACCCGAGTGGCCGCAGCAGGTGTTCcgtggaggaagaggaggatgaagCCGGCGTGCGAGCCAGCCTCGCCGGCTGCCGAGTGCCAGCAGAGGGTGCTGCGCCGTGCCGCCGGCCGGCAGGGACGGGTGGAACGGGAGGGATGCGAGAGGGACGCGGGAGGCTGCGGCCCCAGGCAGCTCCATGCCTGCCGGTCCCTGCTGTGGTTGCCAGGCTGCTTGGTTTGGTTGCCCCGCAGCTAGTTAGCTCCGTCTGATGAACCTCTGGAGAAAGCAAACGTTTGTGGCCGTGTTGATGTGCAAGGAGAAAAACGTCGACATCACAGATAACGTGGTTGGTACATCTCGAGGCAACATGTGTAGAAAACAGCACTTAAAAGGGTTGGTTTATTAACTTTGCACTCCTGTGGTGTAACCAGCCGTGAGAGAGAATTAGTCTCTCTTTAGCAGAAGGCATCACATCCCTCTGCTTATCTCCTTTGCTGCCGCTCTCCCCAGCAGCCGCACGCCTTGGTGCCTGCTGTCCCACACGTCCGGGACTGCTGTACAGAGCTCTCCTTATACAGACGTCTCTTGGCATGAAGGCACTCCCTGGGAGCACGACTGTAGGTTGAAATTCTGCCTTCTTGGAATAAGCAAATGCCAGGGGTTTATTTCCTATTAAGCTAGCAAGGCAGTTTGTGCATTTAGCCGCAGTTTGCTGTCTCCAACCAGATACGGGTGGATACttcatgttttccttcctctttatATTTCCAGCCTGGGAAACAGCAAAAAGTTTGTGCAAATGCAACATCtgtgggagagagagagagagaaaaggatgaGGCAGGCTGGCCAGGCAGCCAGCCTCAGGAGATGGTAAGACAGAAGAGCTATTCATTGTGAGGCAGTTGCTCCTCACCCTGCTAGACTATAAATTGGACACCTTATTAAGAGCTGATCCTCCGACAGCCCCACCCCGGGCTGTGCTCACACTCCAGAATAGAAGAACGTAATCCCGTTTTGCTCTGGGTGCCTGCTGTTGGGTGAGCACATGTGTGAGCAGGACAGAGGACACgaggcagaaggcagcagcacgCTTTTTGGTTCAGCTTAGGAAAATAAGGCAAACTTTTAGGAGGGAACAGGGAGGAGGTTGGATGGCAGAGAAGTTTGGGCTCTCGCACTATGATGCGCTGGTTGCCTTACCAAATAATGAAACCagtattacattttttctttttttctttttctttttttNNNNNNNNNNNNNNNNNNNNNNNNNNNNNNNNNNNNNNNNNNNNNNNNNNNNNNNNNNNNNNNNNNNNNNNNNNNNNNNNNNNNNNNNNNNNNNNNNNNNCTCCTCTCCTTTCCCACTCCTTTCCCGCTCCTGCCACATCATCAGCCCTCCTGGCGTCCGCTGCGAGCTGGGGGGTCGGGAGGGTGGGCTCCGTGCGAAGCATGTATCGAGCTCGCTTCTGCCCTCCTCAGCCATAGGGGTTTGGATAATCCGTTACTTGTGGGCTTAAAGTCTGCGAAAACTTCAGTGGATGAAATCGCTGCACTTAAACGTTGCGTGTGATCGGGCGAAGTCTTTGAGTGGGACCCCTAAGGAGTCCGAGAGAGGGGGTTTTATTGGCTTTTTCTAGCCGTCATAGGAATCCTGGAACTATAAGAGCGTTGGTCAAGGATTTCTGTTCCACGTGAAAGTTTCTGAGTGTTTGCTTAGCGTGtgtgctcagagctgtgagctgcttCAGGCTTGCGCAATTCCATCGTCCATTCATTTCTGCTCCTTTGCTTTTGGAAAGCGTTAGCTTCATTGAAAAAGAGTCAGTGAAACTCTGTAGTCTTCTGAATGGTAGAATTGTGAAGTTTGGACGAGACCAGTGggatcatctggtccaaccaccGTGCTcattaaccatgtccctcagtgccacatccacacttgagcacctccagggacggtgactccaccgcccctctgggcagcctgtgccactgcctcatcacccttAGGAGgatacatttttcctaatacgAGTAAAAGTCATTTGCCTAACTGATATATACTCTAAATACAGGCATAAATCTGCCCTGTGGCTACTGCTGGATTCAGGCCTGTCTGCCCTGACAGTGTTTGAATGTATGAGACTCAGCACCATGAAAGTAGAGAAGGGATGAACTGCTTGACTGCACTTACCTTGTTCtaggttgtgttttttttttttctgactggcAATCCAGCTCTGTTGAGCACGTTAATGTACTGGTGTAGTGAGGAGATCACATTAAAACGCTTTCCTAGATATGAAAACTTAATGTAAAGTTGTTTTACAGCTACCTGTGAAAGTGTAGTGTTCTGATAGTGGCAAATGAAAAGGGTAGTTAATCATTTACTAAGCTTGCTGATCTTAAAAGAAACATAACTCCCAAAGTTATGTTACTGATAATAGCAATCACTTTAGATTATACATTTGTAATGATAAAAAACGATGTATTTCAGTAGCTTTCAGGGCAACATGGTTGCTCTCTGCATACTGCATCAGTTTTCTATTGCTTATTTTCTGTTGgttaagaaaatactgaaaagcttTTGTGCTCGCATCTTGTTTTTCAGTAGGTTCAGGCTTATTAGCTGCAGCTCAGGATGCTACAGAAGATGAGGAAGCTGTGGAAGATACTGTAGttgaagatgaagatgatgaagctGAAGTTGAAGAAGATGAGCCTACAGATTTGGTAAGTGTATATGAATGTTTTTTTCGTAAGTAGGAATTGGACCAAAAGTGCTTGAAGACGCACAGTTAAGTGTGCGTTTAATAGTATTGATATTTCTAAGTAGCTGTTTCAGAATTCCTTTTAAGCTTCCATTCTGCTTGAAGCTTCAAAAGGATTTGTCTTTTCCTGAATTACCTGTGAGGAACACATCACATGGGGGAAATGCAGGTTCCTGTTACCAGAACTGCAGTTTgtgaaaagacctccaagagaAATAAGGGGCTTCTGTGAGAAAATGGTTGAATTCTTAAATTCCTGGCATAAAATAAGAAAGTTCGGGGCATAGTTAGGAGGGAGAAAACTTGCACCGTACAAATAAAATCCCAgtaactgttctgtgattctattagTCTTATTACTGTTTGTGAGCTTATGGCTTGCCAGCTTTGCGAAGCGGTGGAGGATGTGCTAGTTATTCTGTACTGATAGAATTCATTCAATAATCTTagatgtaatttaaaaaatagtgtaTAACTAAGCAAAGTACAAAATGGAATCCTTTTTGGGCAGTTTGTTTTATATGTCACTGAAACAAGGTAGTTTTGCGTAGCACCTTGAGCCTAGCTTCTTGACTTAGGGTCATGTTCACAGCTTCCCAACCAAATGGTGCATGCACAGCTGGTCCAGTAGGTAGATGCTGCCTCATGTGTTGTTTTAGCTGTGAATCAAATGGTACaactcagaatcacagaatggccagggttggaagggatctcaaggatcatgaatctccaactcccctgccacatgcagggccaccaacttccccattCCAAATCAGTTGCTTCAGCAGGCAGTTCAAAGTGAAAACcatcttgttttcatttgatgGAGAAGATAATGACTCCTTCATCCCCTCTTTTGAAAATACACCTTTAAGGGTTTTAATTGCCACATTAAAAAGTCATCACAAAGGTGAGCTTGAACAAATAAACTCATAAACTCTCTTCGTTCCAGAAATCTGTTTCCAGACAAACATAACGCTTCTTAAAGTACTACTTAAAGTTGAATACACACCATCTGTAGTGAAAATAATTCTCATCTGCCTTATGGTTCTCACCTGCCTTATGGTTATCCATGATTTCTAAGTGGGAATCTAAGTGGAAATTAGCTTAGTGATGTGAACAATGAATACTCAGATTTTACTCTTTTCCTTCCATCCCTGAACAAAAACTTTACTCTTGCTTTGAGGTAAGAAAACTTTTAATTATGATCAAATGCAGCTGAATTTAGTCACTTTGTCAATTAGAGAAGGATAAATACTAAAAATAGTGCAGATCAAATCTAGGAGGAGAACAGACTTAGTGTTAATTCTACTGTTGAAGGAATTGGTACGAATGCTTGTCATGGTATGGTTTGGCACACTGATATGTATCATGTGGGATTCTCAGAAAGCAAGCACGGTCTTTACCTTCACTGTTCACTATAGGATTTTTCAAAAAAGTCTCTTGTCttagacagaagaaaaagaggaagaagactTGTCAGGAGAACCTAAGGCCTCACCTAGTGCTGATACAACAATATTATTTGTCAAAGGTGAAGGTAAGTGTCCTGTGCCAATTTACCATTTTCTTTACTGCGCTTAGAGTTTATTGGTTAAAGCAATGAGgctcttataaaaaaaaaaaatcaaaacacaaaaaagggATCTGACTGTAGAAGCAGGGACAGTGTCTGCTGACTGAGAAATTTTAATAGTTAAATATTCTTGTTTCAGATTTTCCAGCAAACAACATTGTGAAATTCCTGGTAGGCTTCACCAACAAAGGtacagaagacttcattgttgAGTCTCTTGATGCCTCGTTCCGGTACCCTCAAGACTACCAGTTTTATATCCAGAACTTCACAGCTCTGCCCCTGAATACAGTAGTTCCACCACAGAGACAAGCAACATTTGAGTACTCTTTCATCCCTGCTGAGCCTATGGGTGGCCGTCCTTTTGGATTAGTTATCAATCTCAACTACAGAGATGCAAATGTAAGCACAATATTGTAATTCTTTGCAGTGATTTTAGCTCATGTGGAAGCATCAGGAAGGAACTGCTTAGTCAAGTTCCTATTTCTTCAGACAGTGAATGCCTTTAAGCACATCAGTAGGTGCATAAGCAGGCTGTCTACATCTTTGACAACGTGCACATTTTATGCTGTATATGTTGTATTAGTGATGGAAGCTAGAATGCTTTTGCATTGTGTAGTAGTGGGCTATActcatttaaagaagaaaagcttccaGGGAAGCTTGAATTCcactttgtttttcatattgGGCTTTGTTTACAAACTTAACAGCCTGAATCCCATCTGCAGTCTTGACTTTATGAGCAAATAAATGAACGGTGCAAGATTAGCTTCTTCTTAGAGTTTTCCCAAGAAGAGATAGAAGCTGTATGTTGAATATGATTGAATGTGGAAACTTTTTTAATAGGGCAATATGTTTCAAGATGCTGTCTTCAATCAAACGGTTACAATTATTGAAAAAGAAGATGGACTGGATGGAGAAACGTAAGGAGACTGAAAATTGACATTTAGTTGGTGTACCAAAATAAGTTATTGATGAGGAGGCAATGAAAATAGTTCTCATACCTTTGATTTACTGAATATTAGGTCTGCTGTATATTGTTGATGGTGTAGAAGGCATTTGACTGTTGCAGTGTTGATTGAAAATGagctttttcccccaaattaaGATGTGTGTTAGTACTAGGGatcttcagcatttttattatctCACTGAGCACCTCATGCAACTGCTTTGCTCAGAGGACTTCAGTCTGGAATAAGGCACAATTACACAGTTAAATAGCAATTCAAAGCTTTTAAGCTTTTGTAATGCTACTGTGCCATTTTCCTCTGAGTAGAAGCTGCCGAGGCTTGGACTGATCTATAGGATTGGGCTCTGGGTTCTGTTGGAACAATTGGCTTCTGGAGCACTCCAGTATAATTCAAGCTTATATAAACTGAAAGATGCCTTGAGTAGGAAATAGAGGAACTCGTATTCATTCTTTGTTGCACTTCCCCTGCTGGATGCAGGCTTCTTTCAGGAGTGTTTCTTCTTAGAAGACCAGCTAGACCTGATCATACCTTATATTTTTGCAAACGTGCTGTGCTTGTatgcttttacattttctagcaaaggagagaaatgttaaaaacaCGTCAGTTCAAAGAAGGTCTTCACCAACCCCTaaagaccttaaaaaaaaaaactaaactaaaagTAGTTGTTCTATGAAATCATATTTGCCAAAGAGAAAAGCATCAGTGAATAAGCAGTTCATTGATGCTTTTACAAGTGATTAAAGCagtcaaaaaaaacaaacgtcTGTGTCCCAACATCTTGAACCGTGATATTTTGAGAGCGCTACTGCAGGTGCTAAATTTCACTAATCATGCATGTAGCTTTCCAGCTTATATAATGTTCTTCAAATGTCCTGTTGCTCAAAATTAAAGTTAGGATTGGTTTCTGATATCAGTCAGAATAATTTACTCAGTATTGGTTAACACCCAGGTTTCAGGTTCATTTTTACCCCCGCATGTACAAAATGTCTTGGGAGAGATCAGGTGAGCGTGTGGCTGAAGCTATTGCTAGTTTCTGTCTCTGCTTATCCGTTTCCTTAAATACTAATAATGTTAACgactttaaaatttcttttaaggATCTTCATGTACATGTTCCTTGCTGGACTTGGTCTACTTGTTATTGTTGGCCTACATCAGTTGCTAGAATCTAGGAAGGTAAGTAGTGCATTGTGAGTGTTGTTAGTAGCACAAAGCCTTGCTGTacagggaggagggagaagtaTTGATCTCTTCTGGTGTTCAGTGGTACAGGTGGAACTTCAGAAGATGTAT
The DNA window shown above is from Meleagris gallopavo isolate NT-WF06-2002-E0010 breed Aviagen turkey brand Nicholas breeding stock chromosome 3, Turkey_5.1, whole genome shotgun sequence and carries:
- the SSR1 gene encoding translocon-associated protein subunit alpha isoform X4, with product MRSAPRLLLLALLVFPATLLLRDSGAVGSGLLAAAQDATEDEEAVEDTVVEDEDDEAEVEEDEPTDLTEEKEEEDLSGEPKASPSADTTILFVKGEDFPANNIVKFLVGFTNKGTEDFIVESLDASFRYPQDYQFYIQNFTALPLNTVVPPQRQATFEYSFIPAEPMGGRPFGLVINLNYRDANGNMFQDAVFNQTVTIIEKEDGLDGETIFMYMFLAGLGLLVIVGLHQLLESRKRKRPVQKVEMGTSNQNDVDMSWIPQETLNQIMQSRRDKASPRRLPRKRAQKRSVGSDEKTHPTRS
- the SSR1 gene encoding translocon-associated protein subunit alpha isoform X3; protein product: MRSAPRLLLLALLVFPATLLLRDSGAVGSGLLAAAQDATEDEEAVEDTVVEDEDDEAEVEEDEPTDLTEEKEEEDLSGEPKASPSADTTILFVKGEDFPANNIVKFLVGFTNKGTEDFIVESLDASFRYPQDYQFYIQNFTALPLNTVVPPQRQATFEYSFIPAEPMGGRPFGLVINLNYRDANGNMFQDAVFNQTVTIIEKEDGLDGETIFMYMFLAGLGLLVIVGLHQLLESRKRKRPVQKVEMGTSNQNDVDMSWIPQETLNQINKASPRRLPRKRAQKRSVGSDELIPPGVKETQVLSCSVLQNWICNSDDSLPHRPVKCTFFI
- the SSR1 gene encoding translocon-associated protein subunit alpha isoform X7, yielding MRSAPRLLLLALLVFPATLLLRDSGAGSGLLAAAQDATEDEEAVEDTVVEDEDDEAEVEEDEPTDLTEEKEEEDLSGEPKASPSADTTILFVKGEDFPANNIVKFLVGFTNKGTEDFIVESLDASFRYPQDYQFYIQNFTALPLNTVVPPQRQATFEYSFIPAEPMGGRPFGLVINLNYRDANGNMFQDAVFNQTVTIIEKEDGLDGETIFMYMFLAGLGLLVIVGLHQLLESRKRKRPVQKVEMGTSNQNDVDMSWIPQETLNQINKASPRRLPRKRAQKRSVGSDE
- the SSR1 gene encoding translocon-associated protein subunit alpha isoform X5, whose amino-acid sequence is MRSAPRLLLLALLVFPATLLLRDSGAVGSGLLAAAQDATEDEEAVEDTVVEDEDDEAEVEEDEPTDLTEEKEEEDLSGEPKASPSADTTILFVKGEDFPANNIVKFLVGFTNKGTEDFIVESLDASFRYPQDYQFYIQNFTALPLNTVVPPQRQATFEYSFIPAEPMGGRPFGLVINLNYRDANGNMFQDAVFNQTVTIIEKEDGLDGETIFMYMFLAGLGLLVIVGLHQLLESRKRKRPVQKVEMGTSNQNDVDMSWIPQETLNQINKASPRRLPRKRAQKRSVGSDEKTHPTRS
- the SSR1 gene encoding translocon-associated protein subunit alpha isoform X6; amino-acid sequence: MRSAPRLLLLALLVFPATLLLRDSGAVGSGLLAAAQDATEDEEAVEDTVVEDEDDEAEVEEDEPTDLTEEKEEEDLSGEPKASPSADTTILFVKGEDFPANNIVKFLVGFTNKGTEDFIVESLDASFRYPQDYQFYIQNFTALPLNTVVPPQRQATFEYSFIPAEPMGGRPFGLVINLNYRDANGNMFQDAVFNQTVTIIEKEDGLDGETIFMYMFLAGLGLLVIVGLHQLLESRKRKRPVQKVEMGTSNQNDVDMSWIPQETLNQINKASPRRLPRKRAQKRSVGSDE
- the SSR1 gene encoding translocon-associated protein subunit alpha isoform X2, producing MRSAPRLLLLALLVFPATLLLRDSGAGSGLLAAAQDATEDEEAVEDTVVEDEDDEAEVEEDEPTDLTEEKEEEDLSGEPKASPSADTTILFVKGEDFPANNIVKFLVGFTNKGTEDFIVESLDASFRYPQDYQFYIQNFTALPLNTVVPPQRQATFEYSFIPAEPMGGRPFGLVINLNYRDANGNMFQDAVFNQTVTIIEKEDGLDGETIFMYMFLAGLGLLVIVGLHQLLESRKRKRPVQKVEMGTSNQNDVDMSWIPQETLNQIMQSRRDKASPRRLPRKRAQKRSVGSDELIPPGVKETQVLSCSVLQNWICNSDDSLPHRPVKCTFFI
- the SSR1 gene encoding translocon-associated protein subunit alpha isoform X1 — translated: MRSAPRLLLLALLVFPATLLLRDSGAVGSGLLAAAQDATEDEEAVEDTVVEDEDDEAEVEEDEPTDLTEEKEEEDLSGEPKASPSADTTILFVKGEDFPANNIVKFLVGFTNKGTEDFIVESLDASFRYPQDYQFYIQNFTALPLNTVVPPQRQATFEYSFIPAEPMGGRPFGLVINLNYRDANGNMFQDAVFNQTVTIIEKEDGLDGETIFMYMFLAGLGLLVIVGLHQLLESRKRKRPVQKVEMGTSNQNDVDMSWIPQETLNQIMQSRRDKASPRRLPRKRAQKRSVGSDELIPPGVKETQVLSCSVLQNWICNSDDSLPHRPVKCTFFI